From Tripterygium wilfordii isolate XIE 37 chromosome 13, ASM1340144v1, whole genome shotgun sequence, the proteins below share one genomic window:
- the LOC120011716 gene encoding ABC transporter G family member 34-like — protein sequence MAAGLVGDDLARSMSSRRSGNFGSRRSWASASIREVWAPPPDVFSRSNRQENDDEDELRWAAIERLPTYDRLRKGMLSQVLENGKVAHHEVDVTRLGMQDKKQLMESILKVVEEDNERFLRRLRDRTDRVGIEIPKIEVRMENLSVQGDVRVGSRALPTLFNAAVNAAESVLGAIHLAPSKKRKIQILKDISCIIKPSRMTLLLGPPGSGKTTMLLALAGKLPKDLKSSGKITYCGHGLNEFYPQRTCAYISQYDLHNGEMTVRETLDFSGRCLGVGTRYEMLAELSRREKEAGIKPDPEIDAFMKNTSMAGQETSLVTDYVLKMLGLDICADIMVGNEMRRGISGGQKKRVTTGEMLVGPAKALFMDEISTGLDSSTTFQICKFLRQMVHIMDVTMVVSLLQPAPETYDLFDDIILLSDGQIVYQGPRENVLEFFEYMGFKCPERKGVADFLQEVTSKKDQEQYWYRKNQTYRYISVPDFVQGLQSFHIGQQLASDLRVPYDKSRAHPAALVKEKYGISSWELLKACFAREWLLTKRNSFVYIFKTTQITIMSLVTMTVFFRTEMTADTFEGGNKYFGALFFSLINVMFNGMAELPMTVFRLPVFYKQRDSLFYPSWAFALPIWVLRIPLSFMESAIWIAFTYYTIGFAPAASRFFRQFLAYFCIHQMALGLFRFIAAVGRTDVVSNTLGSFALLVVFVLGGSIVSRDAIKPWLIWGFYSSPMMYGQNAILINEFLDERWSAPNEDTRIDAPTLGQAILKNRGFFTENYWYWICIGALFAFSVLFNLLFIAALTFLNPLGDSQHVVPDEDEGQKKRNASQGQPRTEGTAMAVRNSSEVVGDSEHGPKRGMVLPFEPLSLAFNHVNYYVDMPAEMKAQGVDEDRLQLLREVSGAFRPGILTALVGVSGAGKTTLMDVLAGRKTGGYIEGTISISGYPKKQDTFARVSGYCEQNDIHSPHVTVYESVLYSAWLRLPKDINQEKRKMFVEEVMELIELNPLRDAIVGLPGVDGLSTEQRKRLTIAVELVANPSIIFMDEPTSGLDARAAAIVMRAVRNTVDTGRTVVCTIHQPSIDIFEAFDELFLMKRGGRVIYAGPLGRRSHKLVEYFEAVPGVPKIKEGYNPATWMLDVTATSVEAQLNVDFAEIYSNSSLYQRNEELIKELSAPPPGSKDLYFPTVYSQPFPTQLRACFWKQWNSYWKNPQYNAIRFFMTTCIGLIFGLIFLDKGKELNTQQDLMNILGAMYAAVLFLGAGNANSVQSIVAIERTVFYRERAAGMYSPLPYAFAQVAIEGIYVFIQTLIYGVILYSMMGFGWQVERFLWFYYCIFMCFMTFTLYGMMVVALTPGAQIAAITMSFLLSFWNLFSGFVIARTQIPIWWRWYYWGSPVAWTLYGLITSQVGKRDIMLEVPGTNGTVPIKQFIKDSFGYDYDFLPVVAVVDAAFVFAFFGVFVYGIRFLNFQRR from the exons ATGGCTGCGGGGTTGGTCGGTGATGATCTAGCTAGATCTATGAGCAGCCGAAGAAGTGGGAACTTCGGGAGCCGCCGGAGTTGGGCGTCGGCGAGCATAAGGGAAGTTTGGGCGCCACCACCGGACGTGTTCAGTCGGAGCAATAGACAGGAGAACGACGATGAGGACGAGCTCCGGTGGGCCGCCATCGAGCGACTACCGACATATGACCGGCTGAGGAAGGGGATGCTGTCGCAAGTTCTAGAGAACGGAAAAGTCGCTCATCATGAAGTGGATGTGACGAGACTTGGTATGCAAGATAAGAAACAATTAATGGAGAGTATTCTCAAGGTTGTGGAGGAAGATAATGAAAGGTTCCTTAGGAGACTGAGGGACAGGACTGAtag AGTCGGAATTGAGATTCCAAAAATTGAGGTCAGGATGGAGAATCTATCGGTACAGGGCGATGTGCGTGTCGGGAGCAGAGCACTTCCTACTTTGTTTAACGCCGCTGTGAACGCAGCAGAG TCTGTTCTTGGAGCCATTCATCTAGCCCcttccaagaaaagaaaaattcagATTCTTAAAGATATTAGTTGCATAATCAAACCGTCAAG GATGACCCTTCTTCTGGGTCCTCCAGGGTCAGGTAAAACAACAATGTTGTTGGCACTTGCAGGGAAGCTTCCGAAGGACCTAAAG TCATCTGGGAAAATCACGTACTGTGGTCATGGACTGAATGAGTTTTATCCACAAAGGACCTGCGCTTATATTAGTCAATATGATCTTCATAATGGAGAGATGACAGTGAGAGAGACATTGGATTTCTCAGGGCGCTGCTTAGGTGTTGGGACAAGATATGAAATGTTGGCAGAACTCTCAAGGCGTGAAAAAGAAGCAGGAATTAAGCCAGACCCGGAGATTGATGCATTCATGAAAAACACATCAATGGCAGGCCAGGAAACCAGTTTGGTTACAGATTATGTTCTCAAG ATGCTGGGGTTGGATATTTGTGCGGACATTATGGTTGGGAATGAAATGAGAAGAGGTATATCTGGTGGACAAAAGAAGCGTGTGACAACGG GAGAGATGTTGGTTGGGCCAGCAAAGGCTCTTTTTATGGATGAAATATCAACAGGACTGGACAGTTCCACCACTTTCCAGATTTGCAAGTTCCTGAGGCAAATGGTTCATATAATGGATGTGACAATGGTCGTATCTCTTCTCCAGCCAGCGCCAGAGACTTATGATCTTTTTGATGACATTATCCTACTTTCAGATGGTCAAATTGTTTACCAAGGTCCCAGAGAGAATGTCCTTGAATTCTTTGAATACATGGGTTTCAAGTGCCCTGAAAGAAAAGGAGTTGCCGACTTTCTGCAAGAGGTAACTTCTAAGAAGGATCAGGAACAATATTGGTACAGGAAGAACCAGACATATAGATACATTTCGGTTCCTGACTTTGTGCAAGGCTTACAGTCGTTCCACATTGGCCAACAGCTTGCATCAGATCTGAGGGTTCCTTATGATAAATCTAGAGCCCATCCAGCAGCATTGGTGAAGGAGAAGTATGGCATTTCCAGTTGGGAATTGCTTAAGGCATGCTTTGCAAGAGAGTGGCTGCTAACTAAACGCAATAGTTTTGTGTACATATTCAAGACTACCCAGATAACAATCATGTCATTAGTTACTATGACAGTTTTCTTTAGGACAGAGATGACAGCAGACACATTTGAAGGCGGTAACAAATATTTTGGAGCACTCTTCTTCAGTTTGATTAATGTCATGTTCAATGGCATGGCAGAACTTCCAATGACCGTCTTCAGGCTCCCTGTTTTCTATAAACAGAGGGATTCTTTGTTCTATCCTTCATGGGCATTTGCCTTACCTATATGGGTCCTTAGGATCCCTTTATCCTTCATGGAATCAGCTATTTGGATCGCTTTTACATACTACACAATTGGTTTTGCTCCAGCTGCCAGCAG GTTTTTCCGACAATTTTTGGCATATTTTTGTATACATCAGATGGCTCTAGGGCTTTTTCGGTTCATTGCCGCTGTTGGAAGAACAGACGTTGTTTCCAACACCCTGGGTTCCTTTGCTTTGCTGGTTGTTTTTGTGCTTGGAGGATCGATTGTTTCCAGAG ATGCAATCAAACCATGGTTGATATGGGGCTTCTATAGTTCTCCTATGATGTATGGGCAGAATGCCATACTCATAAATGAATTCCTTGATGAAAGATGGAGCGCA CCCAATGAAGACACGAGAATTGACGCTCCTACACTTGGGCAAGCGATTCTCAAGAATAGAGGCTTCTTTACGGAGAACTATTGGTATTGGATTTGCATTGGAGCACTATTCGCCTTCTCTGTCCTCTTCAACTTGTTATTTATTGCGGCGTTGACTTTCTTAAATC CCTTGGGAGACTCTCAACATGTTGTCCCGGATGAGGATGAGGGCCAGAAGAAAAGGAATGCATCCCAAGGACAACCCAGAACAGAAG GTACGGCAATGGCGGTCAGAAATTCTTCAGAAGTGGTTGGAGATTCAGAGCATGGGCCAAAAAGAGGAATGGTCTTACCCTTCGAGCCCCTTTCGCTTGCATTCAATCATGTGAACTACTATGTGGATATGCCTGCT GAAATGAAGGCCCAAGGAGTTGATGAGGACCGACTTCAATTGCTACGAGAAGTTAGCGGTGCTTTCAGACCAGGGATACTGACGGCATTAGTTGGTGTTAGTGGTGCTGGGAAGACAACCCTGATGGATGTGTTAGCAGGAAGGAAGACTGGTGGCTATATTGAAGGAACCATAAGCATCTCTGGCTACCCAAAGAAACAAGATACATTTGCCCGTGTGAGCGGCTACTGTGAACAGAATGACATTCATTCACCACATGTTACAGTTTATGAATCTGTCTTGTACTCAGCATGGCTTCGTCTTCCTAAAGACATAAACCAGGAAAAACGAAAA ATGTTTGTCGAAGAGGTGATGGAATTAATTGAGCTCAACCCATTGAGGGATGCTATTGTTGGCCTTCCAGGAGTAGATGGTCTTTCAACGGAGCAAAGGAAGAGGCTGACAATAGCAGTAGAGTTAGTTGCTAACCCCTCAATCATCTTTATGGATGAGCCGACATCTGGCCTTGATGCCAGAGCTGCTGCTATTGTTATGCGCGCAGTGAGAAATACTGTGGATACTGGTAGAACTGTCGTGTGCACAATTCACCAGCCGAGCATAGACATTTTTGAGGCTTTTGATGAG TTGTTTTTAATGAAAAGAGGAGGGCGTGTCATATATGCTGGACCACTTGGACGTCGTTCTCACAAGCTTGTAGAATACTTTGAG GCTGTCCCAGGGGTTCCTAAGATCAAGGAAGGATACAATCCTGCGACATGGATGCTTGATGTCACTGCTACGTCTGTTGAGGCTCAACTGAATGTGGATTTCGCTGAAATTTATTCAAACTCGTCACTTTATCA GAGGAATGAGGAGCTTATCAAGGAGCTTAGTGCTCCACCACCAGGCTCCAAGGATCTTTACTTCCCAACTGTATACTCCCAACCTTTTCCCACTCAGTTGAGAGCTTGCTTCTGGAAACAGTGGAATTCTTATTGGAAGAACCCTCAGTATAATGCCATTCGATTTTTCATGACAACTTGCATTGGTCTTATATTTGGTCTCATCTTTTTGGACAAAGGAAAAGAATT AAATACTCAACAAGATTTAATGAATATATTGGGAGCCATGTATGCCGCAGTCCTTTTTCTTGGAGCAGGCAATGCAAATTCTGTGCAGTCTATTGTCGCCATTGAAAGGACAGTTTTCTACCGTGAAAGAGCAGCTGGGATGTATTCTCCACTTCCATATGCATTTGCTCAG GTGGCAATAGAGGGAATCTATGTTTTTATTCAGACTCTAATATATGGCGTTATCCTTTATTCTATGATGGGATTCGGGTGGCAAGTGGAAAGATTCTTGTGGTTCTACTACTGCATATTTATGTGTTTCATGACCTTCACATTGTACGGCATGATGGTTGTTGCTCTGACTCCAGGCGCCCAAATTGCTGCCATTACCATGTCCTTCCTCCTGAGTTTCTGGAATTTGTTCTCTGGTTTTGTCATTGCTAGGACG CAAATACCTATTTGGTGGAGGTGGTACTATTGGGGCTCACCTGTGGCTTGGACACTATATGGCCTTATCACATCTCAGGTTGGCAAAAGAGACATCATGCTGGAAGTGCCTGGTACTAACGGTACTGTGCCCATCAAGCAGTTCATTAAAGACAGCTTCGGATATGATTATGATTTCCTCCCGGTAGTTGCCGTTGTTGATGCAGCCTTTGTGTTTGCGTTCTTCGGCGTCTTCGTGTATGGCATTAGATTCCTCAATTTCCAAAGGAGATAG
- the LOC120012224 gene encoding growth-regulating factor 3-like, translating into MDFHLQQWRNQQHESEEHNAAKMPKLLFDSHLQQQKNQQESSSGSDSLLPLFETQLNNKTSNLSAFPDSTTIFPRMGSYFSLAQRQELEIQALIYRYILAGAAVPPELLNTFKKSLLHSAPYFLHYPLQHYSHYQPALFQAGYWGRAAMDPEPGRCRRTDGKKWRCSRDVVTGQKYCERHVHRGRNRSRKPVEIPTPTTPAYGGADGSSTLRNTSSVARAGFGGNSFSLSGQSSSIDLSKLNHSSSESKTENKGIFEAHNEVQNKADGHILRHFFDDWPRSIQEAEVGGSNASPLSSTTCLTISMPGKSSSDVSLKLSTGNGGDEQCPVESGREPPLHLNWGWAGHQVASMGGGPLAEALRSSSTSKSSPTSVLHQLSRGSVSETSFVCS; encoded by the exons ATGGACTTCCATCTGCAGCAATGGAGAAACCAGCAGCATGAGTCAGAGGAACATAATGCTGCAAAGATGCCAAAACTCCTCTTTGATTCCCAtctacaacaacaaaaaaaccaaCAAGAATCCTCTTCTGGGTCTGACTCTCTTCTTCCATTGTTTGAAACTCAACTTAACAACAAAACCAGTAACCTGTCAGCATTTCCAGACTCAACCACCATATTTCCCA GGATGGGAAGTTACTTTAGCTTGGCTCAGCGGCAAGAGTTGGAGATACAGGCTTTGATATACAGATACATATTGGCTGGTGCAGCTGTTCCTCCGGAACTCCTTAACACGTTTAAGAAAAGTCTTCTTCACTCTGCTCCATATTTTCTCCATTACCCTCTTCAACACTACTCACATTATCAACCTGCTC TGTTTCAAGCTGGATACTGGGGCAGAGCTGCCATGGATCCAGAGCCGGGTCGGTGCCGGAGGACCGATGGCAAGAAGTGGCGGTGCTCCAGGGACGTAGTGACAGGTCAGAAGTACTGTGAACGTCACGTGCACCGCGGCCGAAACCGTTCAAGAAAGCCTGTGGAAATCCCCACACCAACCACTCCTGCTTATGGTGGTGCAGATGGTAGTTCTACTCTCCGAAACACCAGTTCCGTTGCCAGAGCTGGTTTTGGAGGGAACAGTTTTAGTTTGTCCGGGCAATCATCCTCCATAGATCTCTCGAAGCTGAATCACAG TTCTTCAGAGtccaaaactgaaaacaaagGCATATTTGAAGCCCATAATGAGGTTCAGAACAAAGCTGATGGTCATATCCTGCGGCACTTTTTCGACGATTGGCCGAGATCTATTCAAGAAGCGGAAGTTGGAGGGAGCAATGCAAGTCCTCTGAGTTCTACTACATGTCTCACAATCTCAATGCCCGGAAAGTCATCATCTGATGTGTCCTTAAAACTGTCTACTGGTAATGGTGGAGATGAGCAATGCCCTGTGGAGAGTGGAAGGGAACCGCCGCTGCACTTGAATTGGGGATGGGCTGGACATCAGGTGGCTTCAATGGGAGGAGGACCACTTGCAGAGGCATTGAGATCTTCTTCCACTTCTAAGTCTTCCCCAACTAGTGTTTTGCATCAGTTGAGCAGAGGCTCTGTGTCTGAAACTAGCTTTGTTTGCAGTTGA
- the LOC120012062 gene encoding uncharacterized protein LOC120012062 translates to MQTSESQQPQKQLAVQNSGSLSFSSQMSKEDEEMSRSALSTFRAKEEEIERKKMEVKEKVQAQLGRVEEETKRLATIREELEAMADPMRKDVSQIRKRVDSINKELKPLGQTVQKKEKEYKEALEAFDEKNREKVQLITKLMELVSESERLRLKKLEELSKNIDSLH, encoded by the exons atgcagaCAAGCGAGTCGCAGCAGCCTCAGAAACAGCTAGCGGTTCAAAACTCTGGGAGTCTCAGCTTCAGCTCTCAAATGTCGAAAGAAGATGAGGAGATGTCAAGGTCTGCTCTTTCTACCTTTAGAGccaaagaagaagagattgagAGGAAGAAGATGGAGGTCAAAGAGAAGGTTCAAGCACAGCTGGGTCGTGTGGAAGAAGAGACCAAACGATTGGCCACGATTCGTGAG GAACTAGAAGCCATGGCAGATCCCATGAGGAAGGATGTCTCTCAGATCCGTAAGAGGGTTGATTCAATAAACAAAGAATTAAAGCCACTTGGTCAAACCGTCCAAAAGAAG GAGAAAGAATACAAAGAGGCCCTTGAGGCTTTCGACGAAAAGAACAGGGAGAAAGTCCAGCTAATCACCAAATTAATGGAG TTGGTGAGTGAAAGCGAGAGGTTGCGGCTTAAGAAGCTGGAGGAGCTGAGCAAGAACATTGATTCCCTGCACTAA